From a region of the Candidatus Azobacteroides pseudotrichonymphae genomovar. CFP2 genome:
- a CDS encoding acyl-CoA thioesterase has translation MGKFFEIEMKVRDYECDSQGIVNNANYLHYFENTRHEFLLYIGLSFADAHQKGIDSVITHVELDYKYSLRGDDVFISFLMIERKGAKVIFHQSIRRKIDNKICCKGKIEAVILINGKLSRGNYYDSLMKDYFIK, from the coding sequence ATAGAAATGAAAGTGCGTGATTATGAATGTGATTCACAAGGAATTGTAAATAATGCCAATTATTTGCATTATTTTGAAAATACAAGACATGAATTTTTACTCTATATAGGACTGTCTTTTGCAGATGCACATCAAAAAGGGATAGATTCTGTTATAACACATGTTGAATTAGACTATAAATATTCGCTTCGTGGAGATGATGTTTTTATTTCTTTTTTGATGATTGAACGAAAAGGAGCAAAAGTTATTTTTCATCAAAGTATTCGCCGCAAAATTGATAATAAAATATGTTGTAAAGGCAAAATAGAAGCTGTTATTTTAATTAATGGAAAACTCTCTAGAGGCAATTATTATGATTCCTTGATGAAAGATTACTTCATTAAGTAA
- a CDS encoding mechanosensitive ion channel family protein has protein sequence MVMFCHSLIFYWIEIVPLLFFPKILETESFGIERTQSHIQTSSAKLKLVETDSLYDVISEIPVIIEKDTLFYIYKGSGGLRPIQRAIQIQSTIEKLGKKNGINPDKVCIISDNYTTNITYDGKPIMTLTDKDAYCTQMSRRDLAVLNKTIIVKALKTLQKKHRLENSIKNIVLVLLILTIQYILFKATNKGYWNLRKKVKLIRKKRLKPFFIKNYELLNVGRQIRIIYALLKALRFVVITIQLLIFFPIIFSIFPQTENLSIQIFSYIWSPIKKIGVGIVQYIPNLFTIIIIWIIFYYVIKGVRALAEEIEKERLKLHGFYPDWAKPTFGIIRFLLYAFMIALIYPYLPHSESDAFKGVSVLVGLIFSLGSSSAISNLVAGIIITYMRPFKIGDMIKINDIMGNVIEKTPIVTRILTIKNEIVTISNATVINAQTTNLSESARTNGLILHFDVTFGYDTPWRIIHKILLDGAEATPNILKEPHPFVLETSFGDFYTTYQINAYINDADKLIQSFSELRQNIQDKFSEAGLSMVAPHYYKQNMKMTREAK, from the coding sequence ATGGTAATGTTTTGTCATTCGCTGATTTTTTATTGGATTGAAATAGTGCCTCTATTATTTTTCCCTAAGATTTTGGAAACCGAATCGTTTGGAATTGAACGGACACAATCTCATATCCAGACTAGTTCGGCAAAATTAAAACTAGTAGAAACAGATTCTTTATATGATGTTATTAGCGAGATACCTGTAATCATAGAAAAAGACACTTTATTCTACATATATAAAGGCAGTGGAGGGCTACGCCCTATACAAAGAGCAATTCAAATTCAATCTACCATTGAAAAGCTAGGTAAAAAAAATGGAATAAATCCCGACAAAGTTTGTATTATCTCAGATAATTACACGACCAATATAACATATGATGGTAAGCCAATTATGACTTTGACCGATAAAGATGCTTACTGTACTCAAATGTCTCGAAGAGATTTAGCTGTATTGAATAAAACAATTATTGTTAAAGCACTGAAAACATTGCAAAAAAAACATAGGCTAGAAAATTCAATTAAAAATATTGTTCTAGTTTTATTAATATTAACAATTCAGTACATTTTATTTAAGGCAACAAATAAGGGGTATTGGAATTTGCGAAAAAAGGTAAAATTAATACGAAAAAAACGATTAAAGCCATTTTTTATCAAAAACTATGAATTGCTTAACGTTGGAAGACAAATAAGAATTATTTATGCTTTATTGAAAGCATTGAGATTCGTCGTTATTACTATTCAGTTACTAATATTTTTCCCTATTATTTTTAGCATCTTCCCTCAAACAGAAAATTTATCGATACAAATCTTTTCTTATATATGGAGTCCAATAAAAAAGATAGGTGTGGGCATTGTCCAATATATACCCAATTTATTTACTATCATAATTATTTGGATAATATTTTATTATGTAATAAAAGGAGTTAGAGCATTAGCAGAGGAAATTGAAAAGGAACGATTAAAATTACACGGATTTTATCCAGATTGGGCAAAACCAACATTTGGCATCATACGATTTTTATTATATGCTTTTATGATTGCTTTAATCTATCCCTACTTACCTCATTCTGAATCAGATGCATTTAAAGGTGTTTCAGTTTTAGTAGGCTTGATATTTTCCCTTGGCTCTAGTTCAGCTATCAGTAATTTAGTAGCTGGAATAATCATCACTTATATGCGTCCGTTCAAAATAGGAGATATGATAAAAATAAATGATATCATGGGAAATGTTATTGAAAAGACACCTATCGTAACTCGTATTTTAACTATAAAAAACGAAATAGTAACTATTTCTAATGCTACAGTAATTAATGCACAAACTACTAATCTGAGTGAATCGGCAAGAACAAACGGATTAATCTTACATTTCGATGTAACTTTTGGATACGATACTCCTTGGCGAATTATACATAAAATTCTTCTTGACGGAGCAGAAGCCACACCCAATATTTTAAAGGAACCCCATCCTTTTGTTCTCGAAACAAGTTTTGGGGATTTTTATACTACTTATCAAATAAACGCCTATATAAATGACGCTGATAAATTGATACAATCTTTTTCTGAACTAAGGCAAAATATTCAAGATAAATTCAGCGAAGCTGGTCTTAGTATGGTTGCTCCCCACTATTATAAGCAGAATATGAAAATGACAAGAGAAGCAAAATAA